From the genome of Setaria viridis chromosome 1, Setaria_viridis_v4.0, whole genome shotgun sequence:
CATCCGTCTTCTCGTCGCCCTCGTACAGGGTGACCACTCCAGGCGACGCGCCGGCCTTCCAGTTCCTGCACGCGGCGAAGGCGACCTGGCAGACCCTGCCGATGGGGTTCCCGCCGGGGTTGAAGTAGCGGTACCGGAGCGTCCCGCTGAGGAAcagcagcagcgcggcggcggcggcggcggtggaggcccaGAAACCCAGCGCCCACCTGCCCTCGTCCTCGAGGTAGCTGAGGAAGGTGTTGGAGAAGAGCGAGCCGAGGTTGAGGGCGAGGTAGAAGTAGCTGAAGAAGGAGACCTTGGAGTGCGCCTCGGCGGGGTCCTCCTCGTCGAACTGGTCGGAGCCGAAGGTGGCCACGTTGGGCTGGTACCCGCCGTTGCCGAAGGCGATCATGTACAGCGCGATGTAGAAGATCCCCAACTCCTTGCCGGAGTGCGGGCCGCAGGGCGCGTGCTCCATCCCGCACCCTTCCGGCCTGATCAGGTAGAGGTGCGATGACACCGACAGCAGCGCGAGGCCCTGCAGCAACAGCAGCGTGACAGACACTGATGGTCAGCCCGGTAATCTTGGATCGATGTACGTACACATCAGGGAACTGTTGATTGATACCTCTACCAAAATTTCAGACTCAGACAAAAAAGGTATATATGTCGTCGTCGATGACCGGATAATCTAGGTGTAGACGTGCAGGACTTACGAGCACAAAGATGGCCTGGAAGATGGCGCAGGTCTTGTAGCGCCCCCAGTAGGAGTCGCTGAGGAAGGCGCCGATGAGGGAGAACATGTACACGGTGCCCGTCCACTTGCTGACGTTGTTGGCGGCGTCGCCGTTGCTCTGCCCCAGCACCCGCGTCAGGAACAGCACCAGGTTCACGTTCACGCCGAAGAAGGCCAGCGTCGCCAGGCCCTGGTTCACTGCAAAAacccaccaccatcaccaccgtCAGCGCGTCGGTTTCCAGTAACCAAAGCCGTTCCACGACGTGTCAGCGTCTGATGGCTAGTCGACAGGCGTCCGCGTACACACATAGTACCGGGCGGCAAAAAGGTGATCGACAACGCAAGCACGCAAACAGTATGGGGGGAACTCGGCTTTCGGCACTTCCCATTGAAAGCAATGCAGAACCGGCCGAGCAGCCAAAGCACATACATTTATCGCACTAGTTGTTCCATCCAGTAGCACGAGCTAGGCTTATTGGcagccacacacacacatcacTACGGAGTACTGATTGATTGCTACTCCGTAGATCATGGACCTCCGATCCATCCCCTAATGAGAATCGAGATCCTAATGTGGCAGTAGTAATGCGCGCAAGGAGCCTCCCAGTGACCAGGGGAACCCCCCAGTTCCGGGCGGCGTTGCATGGCCGATGTCACCTCAGCATGCAGAATCCGCATACTCAGAGGAGCGGCACTTCAGACGGAGCAACTCAACCGTACATTCATGACGTCGTTGCAAGCGTAAAAAGTGTCCACTTTTAATTTCATTTAGCTAGAAATGATTTTACGTGCTGCTAGCTAGGAGATTATTAGCAGAGATTTTATCTCAATTTTTTAGTAAGAAACCAAGGGCATGCAGGAAGGGATGGAAAGCAGAATTATACCGAGGATGAGGCCGCCGGCAAGCCATCCTCCCGATTTCCCCTTCACGGCCGGGCGGCCCTTGATGTCGACGGAGCCGTCGAGGGTATACTCGCAGCACTTGTCCTGcttgggcggcagcggcgtcggCGCGGCCATCTCCTCGTCTTCCACGAGGATCACCCTCATCTTCATGTCTCCGTCGTTGGCAGACTGCAATAAGCATCGAGCTAGATACTATTAGTTGCCAGCGTCTCACTCTAAAGCACTCTCACATATGTCCATCACCTATTCAGAGAACTTCATGGAAAAAGAACAGCATGCCAGGGACGAAGGATGATGTGTGTATCAAGAACGAGCAAGAGAGTGTACACGCACTAACCATTTCTTCCCTCCTCACGAGCTCTAGCAGTCGCCTCTACCGATGGATGCAGCGCGAGAAGCCgaggcagctagctagctgctcgtGTGAGGAGGCCGGGCAAGAGGAAGGGGATGGGCTGATGGTGGTAGAGCGAGGGGGAGGGGTTGGTGCGATTTATAGAGTTCAGAAAGTAGCCCGGCAGTGTGGCTTACAGCTTATGTGCAGAAAACAATGCAAAAGTGCCGGGGCGATGAGTGTGCGTCTTACTCACGTGATGTCACTCGTGCAGGTATCTTAGGTTACTgtctcgcccccccccccccccccccccccccccccccccattttCCCTCCTCCATCTTTTTTTGGCAGAGTCCCATTTTATCACGCAATGAATTCAGCCTGTTCTTGGTAAATCCCTGCACTCTTTTACACTCAACCTCTTGGCTGGGTTGGTGGTGCAAGACAAACATGTTCTGTTTCAGTAACTCGTAGTGGCCGTATAGCTTATCACTTACCGGTATCGGCACgaccaaatatatatatatatatttttattttagtagCCGCACTATCGGTCTGCATTTAGCCGGGTGTGACAGCAAGCGTAGCGCCGTGATTCCTTGGATCGCTTCTGCCGCGAAACGTGGCAAGAAGCGCGCGTCAGAGACGTGCCTTGTTGCTCGCTCTGGCAACCTACGGCAGGAGTGGCGTTCTACGTTCGGCGACCGTGGGTTTTGTCATGGACTCATGGGTCAACAAAGGCATTCCTCTACACGGTCACGTCTGATTGTCTCATTGAGTAAACCAATGCCCGGCCTGGCTGGAAATTCTCTTTGCTTCCTCGTAAACGGGATGTTGCCTTTGTCCAAAAACTACGTTGCCCGTGTGATCTGAATGTACTTTGGTCTGGGATACAGTGATGACAGATGGACCAAGCAGCTGCATGCATCATCAAAGAATCAGTTCCGATGTGCGATTCTGTTAGTTGCACATGAGTTGGTTTACATATGTAACACATTTTAATGACAAGTGATGGATCCAATTTATTTTAGAGAAGTGGTCGATGCGGACATGCAGTATAATATACATACATAACACAATTTAATGATACACAACTCTCCTGTATGACTGAGaaaatttaaaagaaaaatcgtgatAATGCACATATGGTTTAAATCGAAACAGCAGTACCCTGTAAGAAATGGTTTGGATGCCACGCCAGGTCACTGCTTGGCACATACATACGCAACTTATTCGTCAATTATATGTCTCGCAAATCATAGGACATTGCACTAAGATAGTATGCAAACCGTTTGGTGACATATTAAAATTTCTGCGTACTAGTTAGAATAACAAACTTTGTAAGACCTATTACAATTTCTTAATACTAATTGAAACAATAAACTTTACAAATAAAGTACAGTAGGAGGTAGGCGGACCACACGTGCtattatattttatttaatattAGCTGAAATAGTAGACATGGGAAATACAATATACTCGGAGGTAGGTCAAAAATATTTGATACTAGTTGAAATAATAGAATTTCAAAGTACTGTACAATTGGATGGCATGTTACAATTTATTTAGTACTAGTTTAAATAATAGACTTTAGAAATACAATATACTAAGAGTCACCCCGAAATATTCAATACTTGTTGAAATAATAGGCATTAGGATCGTGACTTGTGTACGTTGTATTTTTTAGATGTACGTGACATTTGTTTTGAAAGTACTACGTCGAATTTTTGTTAAGATGCATGTCACACGTGTTTTAAAAGAAGTACGGGACACTATGTATGTGACATTATGGTCGTCAAAGTTGTACAGAATTACGAGAATGTGGGCAAAGGTTAGGCAGAACGTGacagccaaaaaaaaagtatgaCAAACAAACTATGCGCCACATTTATGCCCAAGTTTGGCAAGAAAATGACTACGAAAAATGTAGTGTATAGCTAATAAGGTTTGGCAAGCCATAATTATAGTGTACTGTGAATCATACATACACATATTAAAAAAAACCACGCGCCTAGCTACTTGCTGTCCGAGAAATGTCTTTGCTGTTGGTTGCAACCAAAAGTAATCAAACTGCATGTATACACGTTAAGGtagtacattttttttaaacgaaccgggtagaagagctgccgattatattttatattaaaaagaagatgaagtctAAACTGGGAGAaaacaacaaatgaaaaaaataacacAAACACCCATATGCCGCACCACACCATCGCACTCAACTCAACTTAACAACACATCAACCGGTTGAATTAGAACATCAACACGCGCCGAACTCAACACATCTCAAGTGGATTTAACTCCGCCGACAACAGCAGCAGAGCCGAAGCCTTTCCgtggcacccaccaacattcacgCTCATGCAGTCGCTGAAACCTCCAGGCGTGATCCTGCGTTGACAGGAACCCGATAACAGACTGCActgcaccgagaaggccaccgccatgcgggaccctctGTTGTAGTCCcattgcaacaccacactccacctaaCAGAGTGATACCATCAAATTCGAACCTCTCGCAGACTGCCTCGCAGTTGCCACCacgcgcgggggcctcgccacatccaccaTTGGACTCCGCCTCGCTCTCGTCACCTCGAAGAAACACCGCGCGCGGGGACGTCGCCACGCCCGCCACAGTACTCCACACACTAATGCAGTACATGTTCCTCTTGTAGACGGTGGTAACCGAAATACCCAATTATTTACTTTTGAGATTTAATTATTAATTGTTTGATCTCTCCTAAATTAAAGGACTCGGATTTATTTGGCCTTCTACCTCCTACGTGGTCATCGGAGTACCGAAACAAAGCCCCCCTCAATTATGTATTGGCAGCAGCAGTGAACTACGGCCAATGTTCCTGAATTATTTAAGCGCTTTTCCTTCAGATAAGTACTCTAGTACATAGCAATCATTCAAGCCCCTGATACTGATATGCGAGTGGTGGTGGCCTCATGCATTAGGTACCAGGATCATGTTCAGGTGTGGCGCATGACCAGTCAGAGCCCGAGATCATCCAAGTACGTGGCGTGACAGGCGCACGCTAAGTACCGCTCGCGTGGAATCGAGGCATTCGATTCAGGGACTGTAGATCAACAGGGAGCGTCACATTTACCGCCGTCCACAAGTGAAGTTCTGTGGACGAGggcgtcgcgcgggcgagctgCTCGGCCGGCCGCTCGCTGTCGGAGGTTGCGTCGACACCGGTGGACCGCCGGCAGTGGCTGCCGACGCGCCACCGGTTTATTTACCACCAGTCCTGGCCGACTGGCTGGCTCCTGAGCCCGTGCACATGTCGCTCTCGATCGGCCGGCCCTagcgcgcgcggcggcagcgagcTCTCTCGCCGATGGCGTCTCAGGCGCTGCAGCGCGAGCAGTGCGGTGAACAGCCAATGCCTGCGCGCGCGGGGGCTCTGTGGCTGACAGCTCCCGCGCGTGTTTTACAGCTCACCGTTGCGCACTGTTGGCGGCTGTGATCCGGTTGGcgcacgcacgcgcgcgcgcgggggccgCGGGGGTCCGTCAGCTTCGATGTGGCGCCTGGCCTGATCTTCTGAGCGTTAGTCGCCGCGCGCTGTCAAATCCTCCCCCTCCTGTCTTCTCGCGGTGTCCACTTGctgttgcaggcttgcagtgCTAAGGGAAGTCAGCTGTTTGCAGGAAGGCATGGCCGGACGGGTCGCGAGTCGTGAACGAACTTTTATCCCCTGGAGCGCCAACGTAGAAGCAGTAGCAGGTAAGCTGCGTGAACTACTTGTAGCCTGTTGATTAGGGCTGGGCTAGGGCTCCTAAGGTAATTAATAGGGCTTATTATGATGTAGCCAAGCGCAGCGCTACCTCAGCCTTGAGCAGAGCAGGTTGCGAGGTCCGGGGGCTGCTTGTTGGTTTTCTGCTACGCTCCTTGCGCTCAGCCCGGCGCAAGGCCATCTGCCCATCTTCGTGTCAGTGCAGCTTGCTACTGGCTTCAGGAGTTCAGGTGATTATAATCTGACAAAACTTCTCTCTCTACCATTCTACCTTTTACTTTACAGTTACAAATAAGTAGATTTTCTCAAAAGTAACTAGGGAGCAGGCAGGGCTAGTGAACCTGCAACAGAAAAGGGTCGAGGAGGAGCACGCTTTTGCCACGGTCCAATGGTGTCAAACGACACTCTTGCTTTTCTGCGGGGCGCCCTCTGACGAATTGCACGTTCTGAACTTCTCATCCGGTCATACGATTGTGGCACGTTGGCAATGATTCACAAGCCCGACGACCATTTGGAATCCTAAAGGCCATCATCAAGCATACAATCAAAGCCTTTCAGGAAAGGTATAGTACATCAAGCAAATGGTTACCAAAGAGGACACTCCAATCCTTACGACACCTTTAGCGCACCAAATCTGCAGATCATCCAGTGCGAAGTAGACTTGTGACTTCACAGGCATGCACGCCGGAGTATTGCCGATGATCAAACACCAACTAAGGCAGACATCCCCGCCTTTTCCCGCGCGCGAACGATGTCCTGTTAGGCCAAAAGCAGCAGATCGACCAGATCACCCCCGAGCTCCGTCGTCGTCTCGTCTGGTCCATTTTCCATTCCATCTTTGGACGCCGAGGCGCCGTGCACGGGAGCGAACGCCGGCGGCCCACGTCGACACCCCCGAATCGCCCCCCGCGATCTCCCTGCCGGGACGGGGAGCCTCCGCGTCCTCCGTTTTGCCCCCTCTTTTCGTCAGCAGCCCTGCGTATAAGCGGAGGGGAGTATCAGGGCGTACGCGCGCGCCCTGTGGTTGGCTTATCGCTCGCACGCGtgctccggccccgccgccccgtcACGCCCCACTTCCCGGCCCGCTCGCTCGATCGTCCGCCAGCGGCTCtgcggccgggcgcgggcgtgtCCGCCGGCCCCATCGATCGCGACCGTTCCGACGACGACATCGGCGTCGACCACCCACCCGATCGACGCCTCGACCGGTCATGCGTCCTCCCGCCCTTCCCCACCACCCCGCCGGAGATTGGCAGACGCGGCCGGGCACTGCACGCTCCATGCATGCAAACGTACAGCGCTACAGCTACCGTGTAGCCAGCGCGCTCTGGGCAGCTGGCGACCCGTGCGCGGGACTGTGACGACTGGCCGGGGCGCTGCCTGTGCGGTGCCCCGACACGAAGACGTTGGGCGAACTATTTCAGGTTCCGGTCGTCTTATCACCGATCGAATGGTGGGCGGACGTACAGACAAGAACACGCAGCAGCAGCGATCCACGACagtgggcgcgcgcgcgcgcacgagcGAGCGGCTGGCGGCGAAGTTACGTGCCCAGCAACTTGCCTGCCGATCGATCGGGCGTCGTCTTTTCATTCGACATGTGCAGCTTTCGTTGAAGagcctttcttttttccttctcgcATTGCTGGCGGTCCTGCTCCGGTAGACATTCGCATAGTTCAAGGGATCCTGACCTACCGTTCCTCTCTGCACAAGTCCCTTTACCGCGGCAGGGCTAGCGCGTGACAGTGTGTTATTCCTTGTCATTCCTACGAGCTAGCCCCTTTCGTGTGGGGGGAGTGCCGTTGAATGCGCCCAAATCTTCCTGTCGGCAAGTCAGATATGATGACAGGGATTCAGGGAATATATGAATATAGGCCACATAACAGCATTGTCAGATCTGTATCTGTGCATCGGCACCGCTTTACCTGCACTGTGGCATATAGATAGGCGTGTTGCATGTGATGCGTGAATATACATACTTGTACACGACCAGGTGCAATGTCTCACGGATTAAAATGAACTACTGTTATATTATGCCCTATAAAAAGAtattgtgtgtgtatatatatacatacatatataaatgaATGATCCATATTCTTGTAAAAAAAACTATTCAGACATCTGATGAGGTAAAGTTCTCGAGACAAAATATACGACATCTGATAGAGTAAGTTATTGCATTGTGCTTTTCCAGTGCGTAAAGACCAATTTGATAAAGTGGGGTTGAATTAGGTAGTCCGTGTCGTTActgtcttctttttttcctttttccccgtGCACAATGCAGTGCTATTGGTCTGGCAAACTTCCCCGGACAGGACATCCGTCTACTATCTGTGGCGTATGCCTGCATTTTACAGGAACAAATCTTCAGGTTAAACAAATCTAGCCTGTTTTTAGTGCGTTCATATGAGTAAAGAGCGATGAGTAAATTTAATTGACTCGACAGCGATTTCAAATAATCTATTTAACTTAGGACTTCCAATCATTGCTTTCCCAGCTCCTCTCCGAGAATCGTATGCCATACATACCTAGCTAGTGCTATTATTTTAGCACAAAGCTAGACATGTATGACACGCAGCTGCGTTTTCAGGTCACCAAGGAGCAGCTGGCAGCTCACTTTATGATCCGGGAGAGCAATTTAATCTGGCTGATGCATTCCATCCATCCCTAACCTTTCGCTTTATTCCTAATCCTCGCAGTCGTCATGGATCAACAGCACTTTCGCATGCAAATCTTCCTGCAGGGCCGCCTCACCAATCTGTCGCGTCACAGCAGCCCCGCTCGCCACGAAGAACGCCCGGCCTAATTTGTTACGGCCACTAGGCTGGTAGCTAGGCATACCGGTTTCTTGATGTAAACCGCGATATGACACTAGCTAGAGTGACATACCTAATTCTCGTTCTACCCCCAGGCACTTTAGGTGGTTAACACGCTGCATACGATGCTGGACCGACCTGCCTGAAATCAACCGC
Proteins encoded in this window:
- the LOC117859180 gene encoding protein NRT1/ PTR FAMILY 7.2, which produces MSANDGDMKMRVILVEDEEMAAPTPLPPKQDKCCEYTLDGSVDIKGRPAVKGKSGGWLAGGLILVNQGLATLAFFGVNVNLVLFLTRVLGQSNGDAANNVSKWTGTVYMFSLIGAFLSDSYWGRYKTCAIFQAIFVLGLALLSVSSHLYLIRPEGCGMEHAPCGPHSGKELGIFYIALYMIAFGNGGYQPNVATFGSDQFDEEDPAEAHSKVSFFSYFYLALNLGSLFSNTFLSYLEDEGRWALGFWASTAAAAAALLLFLSGTLRYRYFNPGGNPIGRVCQVAFAACRNWKAGASPGVVTLYEGDEKTDAGGRRLLHTQGFSFLDRAARAETDSKLGKRDPWKLCTVTQVEEVKSILRLLPIWLCTILYSVVFTQMASLFVVQGAAMRRTTPFAGFSVPPSSMSAFDILTVAATIFLYRRAICPFLARLTGRPAGPTELQRMGLGLVVGALAMATAGTVEHFRKAGATAAMSSDLHIMWQVPQYSLIGVSEVMMYVGQLEFFNDQMPDGLKSFGSALCMMSMSLGNYFSDVIVSAVTRVTTTRGRAGWIPADLNEGHLDRFYFLLAIIAVADFAVYLVCASRYGSGKVDGRSSDDEEEGTAGQVEIPGAERMT